In Pseudoliparis swirei isolate HS2019 ecotype Mariana Trench chromosome 11, NWPU_hadal_v1, whole genome shotgun sequence, a genomic segment contains:
- the eif4eb gene encoding eukaryotic translation initiation factor 4eb, which translates to MATAEPETSSSPTLPDDEGAEETGLEIVNPESYIKHPLQNRWSLWFFKNDKSKTWQANLRLISKFDTVEDFWALYNHIQLSSNLISGCDYSLFKDGIEPMWEDERNKHGGRWLLTLNKQQRRLDLDRFWLETLLCLVGEAFGDSNDQVCGAVVNIRTKGDKIAVWTSDYENRDAVTLIGSVYKERLGLPAKMTIGYQSHSDTATKSGSTTKNRFVV; encoded by the exons ATGGCGACCGCCGAACCG GAAACCAGCTCGAGTCCAACCCTGCCTGATGACGAAGGAGCCGAGGAGACTGGACTAGAGATTGTGAACCCAGAGTCCTACATCAAACACCCCCTCCAGAACAG atggtccctgtggttcttcAAGAATGACAAGAGCAAAACATGGCAGGCCAACCTGCGACTCATCTCCAAATTTGACACGGTTGAAGATTTCTGGGC ACTCTACAACCATATCCAATTGTCAAGCAACCTCATATCAGGCTGCGATTACTCCCTTTTTAAG GATGGCATCGAACCCATgtgggaggacgagaggaacaAGCACGGCGGGCGCTGGCTGCTCACGCTCAACAAGCAGCAGAGGAGACTCGACCTGGACCGCTTCTGGCTGGAAACC CTCCTGTGCCTGGTCGGAGAGGCCTTCGGCGACAGCAACGACCAGGTCTGCGGCGCGGTGGTCAACATCCGCACCAAAGGAGATAAAATAGCCGTGTGGACATCGGACTACGAGAACCGGGACGCCGTGACTCTCATCGG GAGCGTTTACAAGGAGCGCCTGGGGCTTCCTGCCAAGATGACCATTGGCTACCAGTCTCACTCCGACACGGCCACCAAGAGCGGTTCGACCACCAAGAACAGATTTGTGGTTTGA